The nucleotide sequence AAATAGATGCCGCCATTGCGTCATGGTGCTGTGCAGGGATGCCGTTTGCCCCTGTTCGTTGCGAAAAATGGCAAACACATTATCTTCGATGCCCAGATCCCAGTATTGCTTGTCAGCAAACGCTTTGACCTGCTGAAAATCGCCACAGAAATGAGTAAAAAGATCCAGCATATGGATGCCCTGATCCAAAAGAATGCCGCCACCGGCTTTTTCCTTATCGGCCCGCCAGGTTTTCTTAAAATCTTCATCGACGCTTTTGCCATAGCGACCGCGCATCCATAAAATCGATCCAAACTTCCCGCTTTCAATGCGGTTTTTTGCTTCAATCACCGCATCATGATAGCGATGATTAAATCCAAATTTCAGTTTGAGTTCCGGATGGCGTTCTGCCGCCGTTTTCATTGCCAAAACCTCATCCATCGTCCGACCCGGCGGTTTTTCCGAAAACACATGTTTTCCGGCGTCTAACGCCTTCACCACCGTATCCGATATCACAAAATTCGGACCACAGACACAAACCGCGTCAACTTCCGGGTTATTTATGATCTCTTCGGCATTTTTGGCAGGATGCAGCCCTTTTTCGCCAGTAAATTCAGGATCAAACACAGCAATAACGCGATGACCACTGTTTTCAATCAATGTTTGCCGCTTTTGACCCATTTTTCCAAATCCGATAATGCCAAATTTCATATTTTTCATTCTATCTCCTCGCCCCCTTTTTCAATTTGCATCCAGCATGTCTCCTGCCAGCAGCGCGGTCCCCGTGGCGGCTTCCTCCGTGTAGCTTGATAACTGCACAGGCAATGCCGTTCTTTCTGTTAACATTTTCTGCATCTGTTTGTTATGTCGAATGGTCCCCCCAGAAATTCTAAGACATACCGGGGACGTTGCCATATAGATAGCCATTCGGTTGATCACCGACACATATTCATCACAAATACGCTGCAACGATGCGTTGTCTGCGCCCATAATTTGCATACTGCCGGGCAGTCCTGTATGACACACCGCGTAGCGCCCCGCATAAAAAGGGCGAACCTCCACCGAGGCATCATCGACAAAATTCGGAACCAAGACGGCGATCTGTGCACCTGTCCCTACGTTAACGGCCACTTCATCATCGGACAATTCTGATCCAATCAACGCCGCCTGAAAATCACCGAGACCCACCATCACAGGAGCGCCTGCCGGCAAACCCAACTGAACCGCCCTCTTTTCACTGAGAGGTCCCGCACATTGACCGGTCGGAACCACTGCGGGTAAAATCTCGGTCGACAAGCCCATCATATCCATGATCGATGCCAGCCATTCTCCGCATTCTATGTCGTAGAGTCCCGACGCGGCGGCATTGGTCGGATCGGTGATATGATTCCACCCGATGAGCGAGGACACAACATGGTCGGGCAGAAATGATATCGAGTACGGAACCGATGGCAATGCTCTTTTTTCCAGCAACCACGGGAGCAATGCCGACGCCATCCCCGGTCGGCAGTCCCCACCGGTTTTACAGCGATATTCCTGCAAGGCCATCAGCACTTTCGGCGTCAGTTTTGTGGGCGTGGTGGTGCGACGATCCTGCCACGTATAATACGGTTGACAGACCTGTCCCTGCTGATCGGTAACCTGCATTCCATGCATTTGTCCGGTCACGCCTACAGCTCGAACCTGTTTACGAAACGCTGCCGGCAATTCACAGACAACCTTATTAAGCGCATCATCCAAGGCAGACTGATGGATTTCCGCCAAAAACAATCCATCTTCATCGTGGCGATATGTCGGAGTTTTCACACTGGAAACCGCCACTACTTTACGTGACGAATCCACCAAAACCGCTTTGGTATTCGTGGATCCGATATCAATGCCTAATCGCACAATTTACACCTCAATCGATTTTACAGGCGAACATACAGAATCCTTCGCGGACGTCCAATAACGCGGTGCTTCCTTCTGAGTGGATTGCATCGACCGAATCATCCGTTCGGCCATGAGGAAATCCGCTTCGTGACTCACCTTGACCGAATGGGTCGCATCAATAGGAAACAGCAGGCGATTCGTCCCGAGATAGCCTTTACGCGCCGCTTTGTAATTCGCAAGGAAAGTCGCTGTATCCCAAATCGTCACCGCCCAGTTCAACGTTTGAACCCACGGATTTTCCTGCGAAGGAGCCAACGCCGCCGTTTCATCAATATTCACCCCTTTGCCCTGACAAAACACCTGCATCTGTGTCTGTTCACACGAAATGAGCGTATCGCAATCCGATTCCACATAGGCTTTCAGCGCCAGGCTTACATCCTCCGGCATCACCAGCGGACACACCGGACTGATCATGACCAATGTATCCGGCTGCATTTTTTTCATAAAATCCGCTGCAAAATCGTCGCCCTTCGCCTCATCAGATGCCAGCCAGGCATCCCGCCGATATGATTTTACACCATAGCTTTCTGCCAGCGCCATGAGCACCTCTGAATCCGTGTTGATATAAACACCATCAAAGCACTGACTCGCCTTGGCACATTCTACGGCATAAGCAATCATGGGTTTTCCGCAGAGATAACGCAGATTCTTAGCGGGGACCCGTTTACTGCCGGCTCTCGCCGGAATCATACATAGTGTTTTACCTAAATATTTCATCTGTGATCTCCAAGTTCGTGGCGCGGGTTTGCAACCCGCGATCCCCACAATGCAAGGGCAAGAGGCGGGATTTTCGGGGGTTGTGCGAATGGCGGACTGCAAGTCCGCCCTACGTAGAGCGGGTTTGCAACCCGCGATCCCCACAATGCAAGGGCAAGAGGCGGGATTTTCGGGGTTGTGCGAATGGCGGACTGCAAGTCCGCCCTACGTGGCGCGGGTTTGCAACCCGCGACCCCGCAATGCAAGGGCAAGAGGCGGGATTTTCCGGGGTTGTGCGAATGGCGGACTGCAAGTCCGCCCTACGTGGCGCGGGTTTGCAACCCGCGACCCCGCAATGCAAGGGCAAGAGGCGGGATTTTTCAGGGTTGTGCGAATGGCGGACTGCAAGTCCGCCCTACGTAGAGCGGGTTTGCAACCCGCGATCCCCACAATGCAAGGGCAAGGGGCGGGATTTTCCGGGGTTGTGCGAATGGCGGACTGCAAGTCCGCCCTACGTGGCGCGGGTTTGCAACCCGCGATCCCCGCAATACAAGGGCTAGGAGCGGGATTTTCCGGGGTTGTGCGAATGGCGGACTGCAAGTCCGCCCTACGTAGCTCAGGTTTTGCGAATGACGGTCTTCATCAGGGTCAACATCTCGTCGTCCAGTGTCAGTGTTGTTTTAAACATCTGGCCCAATCCTTTAGTCAAAATCACTTTGATCTGCGTGCCCTCGTTCTTCTTATCCTTTTTTAACGCCGACAAAAACTCATCAAAATCCATGGGTTCCAATGACGTGCCCTGCCAAACGGGGGCAAAGAGCTCATGCAG is from Spartobacteria bacterium and encodes:
- a CDS encoding Gfo/Idh/MocA family oxidoreductase, which produces MKNMKFGIIGFGKMGQKRQTLIENSGHRVIAVFDPEFTGEKGLHPAKNAEEIINNPEVDAVCVCGPNFVISDTVVKALDAGKHVFSEKPPGRTMDEVLAMKTAAERHPELKLKFGFNHRYHDAVIEAKNRIESGKFGSILWMRGRYGKSVDEDFKKTWRADKEKAGGGILLDQGIHMLDLFTHFCGDFQQVKAFADKQYWDLGIEDNVFAIFRNEQGQTASLHSTMTQWRHLFALEIFLERGYMVINGILSSTGSYTNGTGKEELSISLNRTPAPMAKHSQEERMVFSDDVSFQREIDEFIDCIQHNKPVVEGDIQDALRIMNLIDMVYKDSAT
- a CDS encoding acylneuraminate cytidylyltransferase family protein, which encodes MKYLGKTLCMIPARAGSKRVPAKNLRYLCGKPMIAYAVECAKASQCFDGVYINTDSEVLMALAESYGVKSYRRDAWLASDEAKGDDFAADFMKKMQPDTLVMISPVCPLVMPEDVSLALKAYVESDCDTLISCEQTQMQVFCQGKGVNIDETAALAPSQENPWVQTLNWAVTIWDTATFLANYKAARKGYLGTNRLLFPIDATHSVKVSHEADFLMAERMIRSMQSTQKEAPRYWTSAKDSVCSPVKSIEV